The genomic segment GATATAGTAAAATACTGTCTACCTGAATGTTATAAAACAGAGCTTACTTGGAGTATAAATGCTAGGGCTTTACAAAACTTCATATCGTTAAGAAGCTCAAAAGCGGCACTTTGGGAGATAAGACAGCTTGCAAACGAGATATATAAAGCTATCCCGCAAGATCATAAATTTATATTTCAAGATTGTATGCACAAAGAGCAATAAAGATGGTTTTATAGCCATCTTTATATAGTTTATTTCAAATTTTAGCTATAAAGATAAAAGTTTCTTTTTATTTATCTCGTTTTTAAAACCCCAAATTCCACGAGCTGTGATTATCTCTTTTTTGTCAAGATTTGATATCATCATCTCTTCATTGCTACCAAGTCTTTGGGATACCTCGCCAAATGGAGATATAAGCATACTATCGCCGTAAAAGTTCCAGCTCTCATCTATGTTTTTGTTTTTATAATGCCCTATTCTATTTGCTCTTAATATATAGACATTGTTTGTAAAGGCTCGCATTTTTAAAAGTTCACACCATCTTTCGTTTGTCTCAAAGGTGCAAGCTGTAGGTATCAGTAAAACATCTACATTTTTTTTCATCATATAGACAAAACTAGCATCAAAATGTGCCTCATAACCAAACATCACACCAAATTTCAAATCATCAAATTTAAAAGTAGAATAGTTTAGTTTATCTTTAAACTCATTTTTAAAAAATTTTGCCTCATTCCAGTGAGAGTATTGCATTAAAAATTGTTGTTCATAAAATTTAGTTTGAGACTGTGAAATCTTTGCAATAACCTTATATATATCCTTACCACGCACTAAAACAAGTGGAGCGATGATAGTGATATCGTATTTTTTTGCTAAATTTATAAGGGATTCTTTTCTATCTTCGCTCTGTTTTTTTATCATACTAATTGGCATATTTTCAAGCTCTTTAAAAAAGCTATTTAAAACATATTCGCCAAGTAAAATCAAACTAACGCCATTATCCTTACAAACCTTAAGATAATAATCAAGCCTAGCCTCGCTTAAAGCAAGGGTAGGAAGTTGCAATACCGCTATCTTAGTCATCTT from the Campylobacter pinnipediorum subsp. pinnipediorum genome contains:
- a CDS encoding carbon-nitrogen hydrolase family protein, which gives rise to MTKIAVLQLPTLALSEARLDYYLKVCKDNGVSLILLGEYVLNSFFKELENMPISMIKKQSEDRKESLINLAKKYDITIIAPLVLVRGKDIYKVIAKISQSQTKFYEQQFLMQYSHWNEAKFFKNEFKDKLNYSTFKFDDLKFGVMFGYEAHFDASFVYMMKKNVDVLLIPTACTFETNERWCELLKMRAFTNNVYILRANRIGHYKNKNIDESWNFYGDSMLISPFGEVSQRLGSNEEMMISNLDKKEIITARGIWGFKNEINKKKLLSL